A stretch of DNA from Candidatus Flexicrinis affinis:
GACCAGCACGACGCGCAGGTCAGGCGCGAACTCGTAGAGCATCTGGCGGCACTGCCCACATGGGCTGCCGCCGGCGACCGACGCCACGACGACGGTGTCGAACAGGCGATACCCTTCGCTGACGGCCTTGACCAGCGCGGTGCGTTCGGCGCAGATGCCGGACGGATACGCGGCGTTCTCGACATTACAGCCGGTAAATACC
This window harbors:
- the cdd gene encoding cytidine deaminase; amino-acid sequence: MTDPDLSAMIEHAITVAQKAYVPYSHYHVGAALRTNDGTVFTGCNVENAAYPSGICAERTALVKAVSEGYRLFDTVVVASVAGGSPCGQCRQMLYEFAPDLRVVLVDFDGTIHHDLTLSALLPLGFGPDSLPRP